From Vicinamibacteria bacterium:
GACCACGAGGGCGAAGGCCAGTGCGGCGGGGCGCTGGAAGCGAGGATCCGCCGAGCGCCAGCTCCGCCCGAGGAGCCACAAGACCGTGCCCAGCACCATCAGGGCGCCTAGGCGGTGGGCGAAGTGCACCGCCACTCCGGGCCGATCGAACGCGGGCCAGAGGCGGCCGAAGGCGAGCGGGAAGTCGGGGATGGCGAGGCCGGCGCCCGTGTGGCGGAGGACCGCGCCCAGGATGAGCTGGCCGTAAGCCACAACCGCGGCAACCAGCGCGGCCCCCCGCAGGCCGACCTCGTCGGTCGTAACCCCCGCGGTGCGCCATTCGCGCGAGGTGGAGTAGGCGAGGGCGACGATGAGGCAGAAGAACGTCTGGGCCAGGCAGGCGTGCAGCACGGAGATGGCGGGGGGGAGGAGGTAGAGGACGGTCAGGCCCCCGAGCAACCCCTGGGCGGCGACCGCGGCCAAGGCGCCCCAGGCCAGCCCGCGAACCCCTCTCCGCCGCTCGTCCACCGTCGTCCAGACCGCGAGGACGAGGGTCAGGAGGCCGACCGTGGCCGCGGCCATGCGGTGCCCGTGCTCGTAGAAGACTCCCCCCACCATGGGAGGCATCAGCATCCCGTAAGAGAGCGGCCAGTCGGGGACAGCAAGGCCGGAGCCGGTGCTGGTCACGAGACCGCCGATGAAGATCAGGGCCAGGGTGGCGGCCAGGGTGAGCAGACACCACCGGTGGCGCCACGGATTGACCGCGACCGGTTGCATGCTCAAGAGGGTCGGACTCCTCGAGTCAGGGCTCCCCGGGAGCGGCAGCCCCGTTGGCCCTGGGGACTCAGCCTTTGAACGAGAAGTTCAGCTTG
This genomic window contains:
- a CDS encoding COX15/CtaA family protein, which produces MQPVAVNPWRHRWCLLTLAATLALIFIGGLVTSTGSGLAVPDWPLSYGMLMPPMVGGVFYEHGHRMAAATVGLLTLVLAVWTTVDERRRGVRGLAWGALAAVAAQGLLGGLTVLYLLPPAISVLHACLAQTFFCLIVALAYSTSREWRTAGVTTDEVGLRGAALVAAVVAYGQLILGAVLRHTGAGLAIPDFPLAFGRLWPAFDRPGVAVHFAHRLGALMVLGTVLWLLGRSWRSADPRFQRPAALAFALVVAQIGLGATTVLSGKAVLPTTAHVAVGAALLGVVWFTALRAFRLLRPPREAHAVRMAALGDPA